TGATTGAATGATTAGATGCCTGCAATAGTTTTACCCTGATCCTTCTTAGTCTTTGAAAACCATTAGTAATTTCATAGATACGAACTCGATACATTAAAATGAGTACTTTTCTCTAGGTTGAAACTGGAGTTCACGACTTTGCTTTCTCTCAGATGGACTTTAGTAAAGTAAAAGTTATTGCTattatgcaatgaaaaatttgtaGAACATCCTATTTTTGTCTTACAGATCTATAATAGTTGCAGGAGGAACAATGCATCCAATGAGTGAGTTTAGGAACCAACTATTCCTTTCAGCCGGTGCGGATCCTGAACGAGTTCGCGAGTTTTCTTGCGGTCATGTGATTCCTGGTGACCAGATTATGCCTGTAGCCCTTTCAAATGGCCCTACAAACACAGTCTTAGATTTTACATACCAAAACAGAGGGAATCCAAAAGTGGTAAGTAGAtgagttttgtgtgtgtttttggtcTTGATTACCATATTAAGgatttgtaaagttttttttagaaatatggcATACTTTCTGAAAGCTATTGTGCactaatttcttttgtttttgctatctattatcagttttaaaaaaagataacaGTATTGCAACAGAAAATTATGGAAAATTGTAAAGCCAGTGACTTGACCAGCAACAGAAAAAAGAGAAATGGAGAAAGTACAGGGTTTAACAATCTAcatgttaaattaaaatattttgattttactgACTAAAATGATAATGTTTAAGTAGCCATCCTAGATATGAGAAACTATTTCATAAAAGACTGGAAGAAGCATGCACAAATCTGTTGGAGGAACACCActtaagaaaggaaataaacaGATGTAGCAAAGTAGACTGCAACAGAAATAGACCAGTAAGattaaaaagtcaaatattttctttaatgcatAAATTGAAGGCAAGTAATGATTATTTCTGGATAGCCATTAGCATAAGCTGTTTGTTTCTGCAAGAATTTGATTTCTTATTAATGACATAATTTGTGTTTTTCCTCATAGCTTGATGAACTTGGACGTGTGTTGGTGAATTTATGCACAATCGTACCTGGAGGGATTGTCTGCTTCCTTCCGTCGTATGATTATGAGCAAAAggttttcgattattttttaaAGACAGGTGTCATTGACCGGCTATCAGGAAAGAAAAaggtaatgaatttatattaagacattttcttttctaataaatgtTAGATCAAGCTTATTTTTTAAAGGAAGTTCACAGTTAGAAGCAACATTTCCTTTTCATGCAAggagttttataataatataacatcggCTGCAGATACTTTGACATTCACTACAGAGTTGATCTACCTAGAATGAGCTAGCAAAGCCCGTTGTACCACTGCTAATCTCCCAGTTTTTACAAATACCTTGTGttaagttatttttgttattcacaGTTGAAAATGAGTATCATACTTCCTAATCAAGCAAATATTGCAGGTTTTCCGAGAGCCCAAGAAGTCCAATCAACTAGATGGTGTATTAAATAATTATGCAACAATCATAAGGCAAACATCTTCAAGCGCTACTGGTCTCACTGGAGCCATTCTTTTCAGTGTTGTTGGTAAGTTTGAAGTTGTCATTATTTAATGCTTTCATGCTTATATATTCCTCAATAGTTGAAATTAAGGTGAATATGCTTGAGCTTTCTTAAATCTGCACAAAATGTAGTTTGTAGCAGCCAGTCTTTTAAGAATCATACATATGATCTTCCTTGCTTGCCTCCAGGTACTACTTTAATATACCATGAAAGAATAAATGctttataaattacaaaattacataatcACTTGTAAAGTGTTAATGTCCAGTTCATTGGGACAAACTACACACCAAATTGCTGGCTAAAACTTAGCAGATTTTTGGTTAATAGATAGGTTAAACCTTCCGTCAGGAAGGAACTGTTTTCTCACATGCCAGAATCTCTCATTTCCTGGCTTGACTGATTTTAAAGTACATTGATTTATGTCTTTTAAAAGATTGGTGTACAGAGTGCTCTGCTGTGAATTCCGCTTCCTTTCATACTTGCTCTGATGTCAGGTTTTGAATGTACTAGacaaatcttcatttgttttaaaCATTTCTATTTCACCTCGTTAATGTCAATCATTTTTGATGCAACACAGGTGGGAAGATGAGTGAGGGCATCAATTTCAGTGATGCTCTTGGTCGTTGTGTAGTTATGGTTGGACTCCCCTATCCTAACACTCAGTCACCAGAACTTAAAGAGAAAATAGACTTCTTAAATAAGAATGTGGTgagtttaataatttactttgaaGTAATTACAATTATACATCCTCAGCTATTTGGAAATGGCCTGCTTATGCCAATGTCTATTGTACTATATGGAaacaaaaatgtcatattttaacACTAAGTCTTACTGTAGAGTACTGTAATTGACAGTATCCTGTATCAGGTAAATATGATTTAGTTTTATAGCAATTAGAATTGCTTGGTGGAAAATATTTCAGGAACAGTCTCACCAATACAACagaataaaagtaatttattgcATATTTAATCAGTCAGTGGTGTCTTTAGTTTTAACAGAGTAAGTGTTTGTACTTTTTGACTTCTAAAAATGTTGATGCATCAGTAATAATGGCAGAGAAGCTCatgtttctgaataaaagaattaaagcCCCTGAATATCTTTTCAGTCCCCTGGACCTGATGGGAAATCCCCTGGATCTGTGTTTTATGAGAATTTGTGCTTCAAAGCTGTTAATCAGTCAATAGGAAGAGCCATCCGTCACAGGTAAGGATCTTTCCTAAGTTATGTAATGTAAATTATGTTATGCTTGCTCACTTCctgaagaaaagctgaaatttacTTTAAAGCTTTGTTCACTTCAACTATTTTAACATATTAGTGTATACAGTGCTTACCTATCAGTTTTATTTCAACTATTGGTTGTGCATAATTTTAAAATGTAGTTCTTATCCATATATCATATCTTTGCTATCCCCATAGGGCGTACTAGTGTTTTAATTCCTGACTAGATTAGCATAAGGCAGgttattctttaataattgatAATTTTTAGTGTTTATTGACGTCTGATGGAATATGCATgtctatatttttatgtatggttAGAGTTATTATTCTAGGGTCATTGCAGCATCTAGCCcagagctgtttttttttttttaatatactttccTTACCCATTAGTTTCACACTTATCTAACTTCCATAACTTATTATTTCCCCAGTATGTACATATTTTAAAGATCAAACATTCTTGTAAGAAATCCAGAAATGTGATCTCTGGtcacatttgtttttcattttccaattATGGTCATTCCATTCTTTGAAAGCTTAAGCAAGTTGATGGCCTTTTTAGATTTTTCTGTGTAGATGGTGtgcttattttaaatatttttaacaatattttaacCATTTTTCTATTCTGAATTACTGGTAGTCTGGTTCTTGGGCTTAAGAGAAGAAGAATTTTAACATTTCTTTAATGGATAtgcttaccaatatttatttcaGGAATGATTATGCAAGCATCATTCTTCTTGATCATCGGTATAACAGACCATCTTCAGTTCAGGCATTACCGAAGTGGATTTCAATACATCTGCATCAGTGTGAAAAATTTGGCCAAGCTTTTGGTTTAATAAGGAAGGTAAGGGATGATGTAGGTTGGCAATATTTGTATACTATATTGTGAATTGGTCATTAtagtttttagaaaataatagtTACAAGAATAAAGTCAACCATTTTGAAATTTAGTACTAGTCTTTTTGGCAATCAGTGTGTTCTACCAAGGTAAAACCAAGTTCCAGGAAACaccattttaccatttttttccattttacaatatcaCAATTATCTTTTGGAAAGCAGAATCCACCTCAGGGCACTTAGAAATCATGAAGTGGAGAGGAAGATTAGCATTGATGAATATTCAGTTTGTTTCTTAGTTGGGCCCAACTTTGCAGgtttaagaaatttatttttaccaaTTTCATTCAAAATACCTGTAGTACGTCCTACATAGATACTTATTTGGGTAACTTAATTGTGAGTAATGCGAGTTCATGGGGGAAAGTTTTAAAACAGCTGATAGCTATCCAAAAATATATTACTCATACCACAAGTGGGTAAGACCAAGCTGGTAAGTTTATTAAAGTATCCCAATACGTAACAAATTTCAGGGGCTAGAAATAATGTTTCATCAAGCTTCTTTCAAGGTTGTCGAGGGAAAATCACTTGTCTGAAGTCTAGTGGACTTAAGATACACTGTTAACGACTTCAAGTGCACTGGTAATCAGTTTTAACGGGTATCATGGAAGGAGAGTTTTGCATGCAAGGTTTTTAGCAGgactttattttttgttctcaAAATAATAGTTCTGTAGCTGTGCCATTGAAGGGGAAGCATGCAGGTTCACAAGGGACATTCTAGGAAATTCATCAAAGGCTTGCTCTTCATTGGGACTTATTTCCCAAACTTCTTGTTTCTTGACCCTATATTTCCAGTCTAGTAGCAATATGCATACTGGCTCTTACCAAGTAGTTTGTAtctagaaaaaatttaattttaaaaaattatttccttaaaTCCAGTCAAAATCTTATATGTTAATGATTTGTGCTGATACTGTAGCTCAGTTAAAATGGTTGACATACAGAATTACTACACATTACTGACCTTTGGTGACAGATCATCTTTTTGCAGTTTTTTACAGGTAAAAGGATAGTGTAGGAAGCACACACTGTACATGGCAGAGATTTGCAGAATGtcgatgtatatttttgtatcttaatacattgtaagtaaataaataccttaatgatgtttatttttgtattttattgtaagTAAATACATTAATACAAAATTATACTTTTTGTATGCATGACTTATCCCCTGTTCAAAGTAATCAGTTTTAACTTTGTTGCCAAAGGCCACAGTTACACCATAAGTTCAGTGTTGCCAAAGGCCACAGTCACACCATAAGTTCCTGTCTCCGGTGCCATTCAGTCTAACATAAGATTGTCATACAAGTACAGGATGCACAAGTTCATGTATTAAATATTGAACTTCCTGCTAAATTTTAGATGGCTGCTACCACCTTCCTCACCCGCTGACAAAGTAGGCCTTGTTTACCAAAATCCTGGTCTAGCCATTATTGCATGTAATTCTTTCATTCTTTGGACTTACATCATTAGCACAATTTTTAAGAAATCAGTCACCTTACTAATACATTTTCATTATGCAACTACTTTCTTCACAATATACATACTGGTCACACAACTAATGCCCTCCATTTCATATAAAACCCAATTCAAGTGTCTCCTGAAGGCGTCGGTCACTTCATACTTGACTAAACAGCTGATTCATGTCAATGAGTTAAAATCCTTTACAGCAGCCTACTTACAAAGCACTTTTATTTACCGAATTGTTAAACTCCTACTTCCACTAACATGTCATATGAGTACTTTCCAATTAGTGCATGTTTCACTCACCAGCAGACCTAActtgatgataaaaataaagcagaatacaatttataataaatttattataaaacataaaTGGAGAAATGGGAATTACATACTCTAAAGATACTTCCtctacaatgacattaaaaacctaaagaaaactAGAATAATTTCCTACTGATTACCAAGAGGATTCTTGACTACAATGATGACAGAGTCCCCTCTTAGGAACATCTTCTGAATGTATCTGTAATAAAGAAAAAGGCTTATATTATGGTGGTCTTGGACCATTTATAGTAAATATACTCTACCATTTTAATAGCAAATAGTCtactttataaaaacaaaacaatgaaagcTCCATTTCAAAGGGTGTTACCTCTAAAATTTTTAACTCAAGATTACTGAGAAATTCGAACCAAATTAGTTTATTTAACAATACAGTACACTCGAGGGCAGTGAGCTTGAACTGGCATTAATTTGTTCCATTTACAAATGCTATGCACTTAACACATTAGTAggagggtagtgctgtcagtgcatgtCACGCAGTATTATTTAAGGAtgtttgcagcctcccttcagcCCCTTTGATTCCTTTCGCGGgtcctctattcatattctctttcttccattttactttccaacctctcctaaacGATTGTTTAATAGTGCAACTACAAGCTTTTCCTtattacacctttaaaatctactctcaatttcctttcccatGTTGAATCATAAAGGTTTtcttgacctaaattttatacgTACTTCTTCCTATCTTTACAACTACAGTCATCTTCCACTTTATGATGGTTGACATTGTCCTTATTCTTTACTTCCACATTTATACTTGCTCCACATGCCAGCTTATCTCCAGAGTAACACCTGTTATACCTCTTTCCCCAAGTCTAGTCTTTCCACCATAATATGGTAGATCTTCTCTACTTCGTCTCTTTTCCAATTACTCTGCTAGTATTGCTTCCCCCACGATTTCTTCCTCCAAAGCATTACCTTTTCACATCTTCAAAATACCTCTATGCCTACTTTCACAAAGTAGCAATGTTTGCCAATTATGTtacagtaagtttttttttttttttttttttttcccctaactATACCTTGCAGAGTTTAACCATGTTTGGATCTCATAGACAATTATGCCAGCCAAAGCACCAGTCTCTCTAGATCTTCTCCCTCTGTGCCTTCATGCAAGTTCAATGCATTTTAACTAGAATATGTATTATTCATGCTACAAGTTCTCTACTCCTCTTGTAATTCTGTCACTGCTCTCTAGCCTCTTACTCCACCCTGTTACTATAGAAATATATTCTACAAGCTCGCACAATTTTCTGACATAACTTTCCTTCTTTCAAAGGAAAAGGGCTATCACTGCCActgacattataaaaaaaatcacgtttttcttatttctataatGTACAAGCTAAATAAGgcactatatattgtatatataaataatcaactTACAAAATGCAACAAgattaaattataattacctaaAGTGATGCTCCATCTCCACAATCGGAAAAGATTTAGGAAAATCTGTTCTCTAAACTAACAATACccacataaaagaaattattattgggGAACTAACCTTTCACGGTTCACAGGCTTGGATTTTTTCTGTCCTTTGGCAGTCTTTGGCTGTTCCATCCAAATTTCTGTTACTTGTTCCAATACCATGTTAAAATGCCTGTCAAAAGCCTTCACACGACCCAGAAGTTTCTTGTTGTTTCGGCAATTAATCAAAACCTAGggaaaaaaacaatgataaagtTTTAAGTTTGAATTCAatgtatcagaaaaaaaaaaaattaatttcaagttaTTCCTAACTGATATTTCCAGGATTCAGATTTACATTCCACTGCATTAAAAGAAGCTCAGCACATTTAAGTCAAAAATGGAAAGAGAGAACAATGACCTAGCAGTAATTATCTGAAGTAGATTTGTATCCCTCACACGGCTACATTTGATCAAATTTTTTGTCTAACCAGTTTGGTCTAATTTCATTTGAGAATGGATGGGAGATTAATATCAGGGGATTTTAGCTAAAATGAACACAGATCTTACAGCATCGAATACAACTTTTGTCAAGACAGTTTCATATTTTATGTGATGCCATAAACTGTAAAAGGCTTCTTGACTAATACTTTGAAACAATTTTCAGAGAatgcaagaaaaagaatatgaacaggaggtaaagtaaaagaaatgaaagaagttgcagctggGGGCTGAAGGGAAGCAGCAAAGACCCTTAAATAATGCCttgcagtgcaccgtgtgaggtgcactggcagcaCTAACCCCCTGGAGGGTAAAAAGGTTAATAGTGCTCAAGGAGCCATTCATGAAGAGAAGTACTTAAACATAGGAAGCATGCTTGTCAGTTAGCAATGCCTTTATGAGCACTTACACATAAGACAAATTAGTTTGTCAGTTAGCAATGCCTTTATGAGCACTTACACATAAGACAAATTGGTAGTTAAGACAAgcaatctatatataattctatgtaCCTGTGTGTTATTCTGGACACTTTCATTCAAGATTCGCAATGGACCTGTGGCAAATTCTTCCTTCTCAAGAGCAGCCAACTCCTCTGGGTTCATATCACTGCGACTCTTCTGTGTAGCActgtaaagaaaaatgaaaattaatacttTAGACAAAAATGTCTTCATGGCATTTAAAAGTTTAATGACCTACTCCTGTATAAAACGAAACTTTCATGTAACGTAGCAATTGATAGAAACTGTAAACACGGCAAACCACAGCCCTTGAAAGCTGTCAAAAAATACTTTTGCAAAGATGACACCTAATGTCAGAGAAACAAAGtcctatcctgaacaattcaacTTGCCAACCTTGTTGCTATCTTAATAAAGATGCTGATCTAAATCAACCTTTCTAGTCAGCCTGGTAAAGTTCCCATGTATTTCTGTGATATTATTGTTAGCCTTGAAAATATAGTCAGTAGGAAAATATGCAACTGATGTTCATACAATTCACTCACACCTACTGCAAAGTGTAGTACAAATCAAATAAAGTACTGCTACATAGACTAAAACGCCACCTGGCCTTTACTAAATAACTGCTCCACCCCAGGATTCACTAACAAGTTACATTACATTTAGCGATTGTGatcatttgtattttaaaattttagcaaCACTTCATGCAACCTTTTGAATCAAGACTGGTAGTACCATTACAAAAAACAAAGTACTCAGGAACCCTTTGAACTAGATCTACATACTGTAGCTATATTCAATACAACCTCAACCCTGCCAATGGACAATCAGCccttaaaaaagtaaaagtaatccAACAGCGAGTGGCAGGGTACCACCCActcacctagagagagagagagagagagagagagagagagagagagagagagagagaagagagagagagagagagagagagaggtctcccctccccccccctgaaCAACATACTCAAGGCGTTTACTTAATACAGCTATCAAAACAAAGCCCTAGGCTTCCAAGCAAATGGGCGGCATActgactataactgattcacttaaggtagattcttggatgagccttattcttacgaggcgtttgtttggtggccgctgattggctggtacagggaagtaggcagctcccagccaatcagcggccgccaaactaacgtctcgtaggcatagggctcatccaagaatctaccttaagtgaaccagttatagtccCACATACCATCTAGATACTAGGCTTCAAGAACTTTCCAGCTCATTTCATGAATGCTTCTATATAAAGGTTAGTTTGCATTACTGTCggaatgtatattttatttacttctgcTCTGATTCACTCTACTTCTGTTCTGAGTTGTACTGCATTCAAGGTTCACGTTTTCTGGGGATTTTAGTTTGTATATCCATTCATGCACATAATTTTGACAAAATTTAAGATAAAACTACAAAAGAAACTGCTATAGAATACCAGGTACACCACATAATACCCTTCAAGCATTTGTTTTTAATAGTACAATATAGTAATGCACTAAATTCTAAAAATATCTGCACTAATAATTTGAGAATAgtataattaaatatgaaaagtgTCAAGGTTTTGTCATAAATATTCAGTCTTTATGGTAATACATAAGTGTGAGAAAAATACCAATCATCCTTTCATTATTTCAGTATATAACCCATACCATACAATTGAAAGAAACCAACGAAGTACAAATGTGAGTGATAGCAAAGTAACTAACCATTATGAACATTCCCTACTTATTTGTTTGACAGATATAATTCCTTGTATAAACGTTCACATGAAAATCAAATGCTGTAACTATAAACAATAGTACAGATACAATATCAAAGCTTATACCATTTTTGGAACAAACCAGCACACCTAAAATTTTGTTACATTGTATTACCTTCCAAAAAGAGCTTGAAATTGGTTCAAATTTTCTTTTGGAACAGAAATTTCAACATGACTGAGCCGCCTTCACTGAATTTTCAATTATCTCCATAACAATATTGTATTTATATCTGAGATCATGTAAACCTTCATTTGCATCAATCACTAACACTGGTGCTGGCACTTCTGACCCTCCAATCCATGCTTCATATCTCTGATGCAAGTCTCTGCAATATTCAAATGCAACCATCTGCTCCTCAAACCTTGCTCTCGAAGCAATTCGTTTATGAGCAATGAGAGGGTCCGTTCTAAGATACACTATGAGGTCCACACTGCAGTCCAAATAACGAGTAAAAGCTTTGAACCATTTACAATACACCAGATATTCTGCTTCTGTTAATCTCCCAGAGCTGTATAGATTTTCAACGAAACAGAACCTTGCACTGTATATGGAACGCTCCATTAACTTGACTGGAGAGCCGCAATCTGCTAGATGATTTTCCACCATGgttttttgtacataactttgAAACACAAAGGCCCAATTATGGGGGTCCATGTACACTTTCTCTAATAAATTTACACCTCTGAAATTCTGCCATTTGTGAACAGGCTCCGGTATCACATCAACATCTAGTTTTTT
The sequence above is a segment of the Macrobrachium nipponense isolate FS-2020 chromosome 27, ASM1510439v2, whole genome shotgun sequence genome. Coding sequences within it:
- the LOC135200904 gene encoding small nuclear ribonucleoprotein Sm D2-like, with translation MAATQKSRSDMNPEELAALEKEEFATGPLRILNESVQNNTQVLINCRNNKKLLGRVKAFDRHFNMVLEQVTEIWMEQPKTAKGQKKSKPVNRERYIQKMFLRGDSVIIVVKNPLGNQ
- the LOC135200902 gene encoding thymidine kinase 2, mitochondrial-like, with product MYSLFNTLHRLPVRVASLLPSRKPSSLLITALKILSRSQHKFTVSVEGNIGSGKSTLLYYLSKKLDVDVIPEPVHKWQNFRGVNLLEKVYMDPHNWAFVFQSYVQKTMVENHLADCGSPVKLMERSIYSARFCFVENLYSSGRLTEAEYLVYCKWFKAFTRYLDCSVDLIVYLRTDPLIAHKRIASRARFEEQMVAFEYCRDLHQRYEAWIGGSEVPAPVLVIDANEGLHDLRYKYNIVMEIIENSVKAAQSC